A stretch of the Pelmatolapia mariae isolate MD_Pm_ZW linkage group LG23, Pm_UMD_F_2, whole genome shotgun sequence genome encodes the following:
- the slc19a2 gene encoding thiamine transporter 1 codes for MSVFFPTVLLCVYGFFTSLRPCEPFLTPYLMGPDKNLTETQVVNEIFPVWTYSYLFLLFPIFLATDFLCYKPVLVLQASSLVVTYVMLWKAQGMLAMQLLEFFFGLSTASEVAYYSYIYSVVEPEHYQRVTAYCRSVTLLGSAAGSLTGQLLVSKAEVDKVYLVIITLASASVAFLVPCFLPMPKRSLFFHGHAGAEEARPRSSSCSSSSSRTATRMEKAEDSESRVPLNRPDISRASRSSEAGSGSRGLVAVLRMLFDDFVQSYRCRTLLAWSLWWALATCGYFQIINYSQPLWERILPSEENVIYNGYVETLSTLLGALAVLLVGCLPVTWALWGELALCVLSLLMAVCVFVMNMENIWLSYSFYILFRTTYMLLITVATYQVAASLNMQRYALVFGVNTFVALLLQSLLTLVVVDSSVLGLKVFTQFLIYGAYFAVISVIFLFAGLYKLASRRHSEQKALPGSRAQSETDSPPIGGTDSRTYHSD; via the exons ATGTCGGTGTTTTTCCCCACTGTGCTGCTCTGTGTCTACGGCTTCTTTACCAGCCTGCGGCCGTGCGAGCCCTTCCTCACCCCCTACCTGATGGGACCAGACAAGAACCTGACGGAGACTCAG GTTGTCAATGAAATCTTTCCAGTATGGACGTATTCCTATCTGTTCCTGCTGTTCCCCATCTTCCTGGCCACTGACTTCCTCTGTTATAAGCCGGTGTTGGTGCTCCAGGCCAGCAGCTTAGTGGTCACCTATGTCATGCTGTGGAAGGCACAGGGCATGCTGGCCATGCAGCTGCTGGAGTTTTTCTTCGGTCTGTCCACAGCTTCAGAGGTGGCCTACTATTCCTACATCTACAGCGTGGTGGAGCCGGAGCACTACCAGAGAGTGACTGCTTACTGCCGCAGCGTGACTTTGTTGGGATCAGCGGCTGGATCTTTGACCGGTCAGTTGCTGGTATCCAAGGCCGAAGTTGACAAGGTCTACCTTGTCATCATTACGCTGGCGTCAGCCTCCGTGGCTTTTCTGGTGCCTTGCTTTCTCCCCATGCCCAAGAGGAGCTTGTTCTTCCACGGGCATGCAGGAGCAGAGGAGGCTAGGCcccgcagcagcagctgcagcagtagcagcagcagaacCGCCACGAGGATGGAGAAGGCGGAGGATTCGGAGAGCAGGGTGCCGCTGAACAGGCCGGACATCTCCAGG GCATCCAGGTCCTCGGAGGCAGGAAGTGGCAGCAGGGGGCTCGTGGCGGTCCTGCGGATGCTGTTTGATGACTTTGTGCAGAGCTACAGGTGTCGCACCCTGCTGGCCTGGTCACTGTGGTGGGCTCTGGCCACCTGTGGCTACTTCCAGATCATCAACTATTCTCAGCCGCTGTGGGAGCGCATTCTTCCATCCGAGGAAAACGTCATCTACAACGGCTATGTAGAGACCCTGTCCACGCTACTCG GGGCTCTGGCAGTGCTGCTGGTGGGCTGCCTGCCTGTGACCTGGGCTCTGTGGGGGGAGTTGGCTCTGTGTGTGCTCTCCTTGctcatggctgtgtgtgtgtttgtcatgaACATGGAAAACATCTGGCTGTCATACAGCTTCTACATTCTCTTTAGAACCACTTACATGCTGCTCATCACTGTGGCCAC GTATCAGGTTGCGGCCAGCCTGAACATGCAGCGGTATGCGCTGGTGTTTGGAGTGAACACTTTTGTGGCTCTGCTGCTGCAGTCTCTGCTCACACTGGTGGTGGTGGACTCCTCTGTCCTGGGCCTTAAAGTCTTCACTCAG TTCCTCATCTACGGTGCCTACTTTGCTGTCATTTCTGTGATCTTCCTCTTTGCTGGGCTTTATAAACTGGCCTCCAGGCGGCACTCTGAGCAGAAGGCTCTGCCCGGCAGCCGAGCGCAATCGGAGACGGACTCTCCACCGATCGGTGGCACAGACTCCAGGACATACCACAGCGATTAG